The sequence below is a genomic window from Felis catus isolate Fca126 chromosome A2, F.catus_Fca126_mat1.0, whole genome shotgun sequence.
GCTCTGTCTCCAAATGGCTGATCTTTGCCATTTTCTGGGTGAACTCTTGGAGCTTTTCCTGAATGATCTTGTTGTGGTGATTGTAAATCTGATACATCCGCTCTTCTAGCTTCTCTGTCAGGTCTGAAACCTTTTAAAGAATAAGGCATATGTTTAGAAAATCAAGGAAGGGACATCAcaagacatttgtttttttttgtttgtttttttcaacgtttatttatttttgggacagagagagacagagcatgaacgggggaggggcagagagagagggagacacagagtcggaaacaggctccaggctctgagccatcagcccagagcccgacgcggggctcgaactcacggaccgcgagatcgtgacctggctgaagtcggacgcttaaccgactgcgccacccaggcgccccacaagacATTTGTTTCAAATGGCTAAGATTTCTGCAATATACcttataaaaatggtaaaaaaattcCAGTGACTGGAGGTGAAATTGcctatattttgaatttttttaatgttaatttattttgagagagaaaaagcacagcaggggagaggcagagagagagagagggaggaagggagagagagaatcccaagcaggctccgtgctgttgagcctgatgcagggttcgattccacagtgagatcatgacctgagccaaaatcaagagtcagatgctcaactgactgagtcacccagatatatgtatgtatgtatatattgaaCAGACTCAAACAAGTTAGAAAATAtgtaacaggggtgcctgagtggctcaatcagttaggcgtccgacttccactcaggtcatgatctcacagttcatgggtttgagccccacatcggactctgtgctgacaactcagagcctggagcctgcttcggattctgtgtctccctctcactctctgcccaccccctccccccccccccacctataccctgtctctgtctctcaaaaagaaaatgtgacaaagTAGCCTCTGGGTAGTGGGatcatagaaattttttttaatgtttatttttatttttgagcgagagggagagagaatgcatgcaggaggggtggagagagagggagacagaattcactctgcgctgacagcagagtgcaatgcaggactcaaacccacgaacagtgagatcatgacctgagccaaagtcagacacttataaccaactgagccacccaggtgccccagaattttaGCTagtctctacaccccatgtggggcttgaacttaaaacctcaagatcaagacttgcgggctataggggcgcctgggtggctcagtcagttgagcgtctgacttcagctcaggtcatgatctcacagcttttgggttcgagctccacgtcgggctctgtgctgacggctcagagcctggagcctgctttggattctatgtctccctctctctctctgcccctcccctgctcacactctgtctctctctctctcaaaaaaaaaagaaacaaacattgaaaaaaaaaagttgcaggctatactgactgagccagtcagacaccccACAAACCATTCAACTTTTGGAGGACAAATGGGTGTGACAATGAAGGCTCTGTCTCAGTCCCTACTCCCCTGGCCATTAGCACTGGCATGAAATAAGAGGGCTGGCTGGGCTGTGGGTGCAAGAGGGACCTTCATTCCTCATCCTGGCCCTGTCATGTGGTGCTATATGCAGTTCGCTTAGCAGCAGCGGCTCATTCCCTCCCCTTTCACCCTTTACATAGGACTCCCTCTCCCTGCAGACCGGGGCTTTGCAGTGTGTGGGAGAATCTGTCACCTTGATCTTGAGGCTGTCCCTGAAGTTGGTCATGAGTGCATGGTCCTTCTGCCTGCTCTCGTTGATGTTTTCAATCAGGTCCTGGGCCCTCTTCTTCAGGATGTCGATGCTCGAGTCCAGAGAGGAAAAGTAGGGTCCTGACTTCCCTTCTAGCATCATCAGCTGGCGGTTGGCACTGGAGGTGGCGATAGAGGGGCTAGAAACCTGACTTCTGAAAGTACAGGAAACTGAGGTCAACGCCAAGCTCTCCTGAGAGTGCTGCTG
It includes:
- the SYCE2 gene encoding synaptonemal complex central element protein 2 isoform X6; translated protein: MERQGVDLPHVECKDPEPQPLGDSKERKQDEESREEEAGRGPASANRQLMMLEGKSGPYFSSLDSSIDILKKRAQDLIENINESRQKDHALMTNFRDSLKIKVSDLTEKLEERMYQIYNHHNKIIQEKLQEFTQKMAKISHLETELKQVCHTVETVYKDLCIQPEAITAEEEQTHRDGES
- the SYCE2 gene encoding synaptonemal complex central element protein 2 isoform X5; this translates as MARGGSRVDLPHVECKDPEPQPLGDSKERKQDEESREEEAGRGPASANRQLMMLEGKSGPYFSSLDSSIDILKKRAQDLIENINESRQKDHALMTNFRDSLKIKVSDLTEKLEERMYQIYNHHNKIIQEKLQEFTQKMAKISHLETELKQVCHTVETVYKDLCIQPEAITAEEEQTHRDGES
- the SYCE2 gene encoding synaptonemal complex central element protein 2 isoform X4, with protein sequence MERQGVDLPHVECKDPEPQPLGDSKERKQDEESREEEAGRGPARSQVSSPSIATSSANRQLMMLEGKSGPYFSSLDSSIDILKKRAQDLIENINESRQKDHALMTNFRDSLKIKVSDLTEKLEERMYQIYNHHNKIIQEKLQEFTQKMAKISHLETELKQVCHTVETVYKDLCIQPEAITAEEEQTHRDGES
- the SYCE2 gene encoding synaptonemal complex central element protein 2 isoform X3, producing the protein MARGGSRVDLPHVECKDPEPQPLGDSKERKQDEESREEEAGRGPARSQVSSPSIATSSANRQLMMLEGKSGPYFSSLDSSIDILKKRAQDLIENINESRQKDHALMTNFRDSLKIKVSDLTEKLEERMYQIYNHHNKIIQEKLQEFTQKMAKISHLETELKQVCHTVETVYKDLCIQPEAITAEEEQTHRDGES